One stretch of Candidatus Neomarinimicrobiota bacterium DNA includes these proteins:
- the phnC gene encoding phosphonate ABC transporter ATP-binding protein: MVEFVNISKTFPDGTAAVHDVSITAPEKEFSVILGPSGAGKTTLLRTVNRLVRPSAGKVLVNGTEITDANQREIRSDIGMIFQQFNLVGNLSVLINVLAGSLGTHRKWWSNLYLFPKSYRLKALDLLDRVGLLDQAYKRADELSGGQQQRVGIARALMQEPRVLLADEPVASVDPRTSQEILKLLKDLCAEKNLTVLCTLHQVDLALQFSDRIIGIADGEIILNEKSSVLDVEKLKTIYSTKNHGLFFGPTTENSHDLESINWNQRS; this comes from the coding sequence ATGGTAGAATTTGTAAATATATCGAAAACCTTTCCAGATGGTACAGCAGCAGTGCATGATGTCAGCATTACAGCACCTGAAAAAGAGTTCTCAGTGATCCTGGGACCCAGTGGAGCAGGCAAGACAACCTTGCTTAGAACTGTGAATCGCCTGGTGCGGCCCAGTGCCGGGAAAGTCCTGGTAAACGGAACAGAGATCACCGATGCCAACCAGAGAGAAATCCGCAGTGATATCGGTATGATTTTTCAGCAGTTCAACCTGGTTGGAAATCTATCGGTACTCATCAACGTACTGGCTGGAAGTCTGGGAACCCATCGTAAATGGTGGTCTAACTTATACTTATTCCCCAAATCCTATCGTTTAAAGGCATTGGATTTACTGGATAGGGTTGGTCTTCTGGATCAGGCTTATAAGCGTGCCGATGAGTTGAGTGGCGGTCAGCAACAGCGGGTTGGCATTGCCCGGGCACTCATGCAGGAACCACGGGTATTGCTGGCAGATGAACCCGTTGCCAGTGTGGATCCACGCACATCTCAAGAAATCTTGAAACTGCTAAAAGATTTATGTGCAGAAAAGAATTTGACAGTGCTCTGCACCCTCCACCAAGTCGATCTGGCTCTTCAATTTTCTGATCGGATCATTGGCATAGCAGATGGTGAAATAATACTCAATGAGAAATCATCTGTCTTGGATGTTGAAAAGCTGAAAACCATTTATTCAACTAAAAATCACGGTCTGTTTTTTGGTCCTACGACTGAAAATTCCCACGATCTTGAAAGTATCAATTGGAATCAACGCTCATGA
- a CDS encoding adenylyltransferase/cytidyltransferase family protein — MKIVYSYYVLDIVHKGHLHMMKNSKAMAGEDGKLIVGILTDEAVMEKKPRPILSFEERMDLASSIKYVDGVVAQSSYSPLDNVKAIRPDILMESSSHDEADINKCRDYMESIGGRVIVIPYYPAQSSTNIKKTINNK; from the coding sequence ATGAAAATCGTTTATTCATACTACGTACTAGACATTGTGCATAAGGGTCATCTGCACATGATGAAAAATTCAAAAGCTATGGCCGGTGAAGATGGAAAATTAATTGTTGGAATCCTCACTGATGAAGCGGTTATGGAAAAAAAGCCAAGACCCATATTATCATTTGAAGAAAGAATGGACCTGGCCAGCTCTATTAAGTATGTCGATGGGGTCGTAGCCCAGTCAAGCTATTCCCCCCTGGATAATGTAAAGGCTATCCGGCCTGATATTTTGATGGAAAGTAGTAGTCATGATGAAGCCGACATTAATAAATGTAGAGACTACATGGAGAGTATCGGGGGTAGAGTAATTGTTATCCCGTATTATCCCGCTCAGTCATCAACCAACATAAAAAAAACAATTAACAACAAGTAA
- the phnE gene encoding phosphonate ABC transporter, permease protein PhnE, producing the protein MKASKNNQEMTMVAVPAIKGHMEKHFRPLLSSVEASTGFKLNFIEASSYDDAIDRLKNGQAQLGWLGQSAFIEASHDVPLQPLAVAFTAGNNVSVYRSVFLVKAGSTYSEIADLKGHRLILTEHGSSSGDIMPRHTLAQFDMNPEIHGNFSEVIYAGSQESAVSELLAGKGDLAVISQINLDKMFRDGSLKKKDIKIIYHSDPIPGAPIVAVSGMEESLKKKIQEAILNAHKTGPVDGYGENIDSYHTPEDARQSFLSSYLKPAVSFTTIAFIASLVISTVGVSIHLKVNPATIFASFSYFADIIGRMLPPDFSDLGALLISMFETIEIGFLGTILATILSIPIGLVSAKNITPSKWIYYPARLITTFFRAVPEFILAMILVISVGFGALPGILALGLHTMGFLSKFYAEEIEHVRSGPIEAIEAAGASQMQRITFAIIPQILPNFVGYSLYIFDRNIRMATILGIVGAGGIGYRLISSFRMFEYREVSAIIIIIFVTIFLLDAISSKARHAVK; encoded by the coding sequence ATGAAGGCTTCTAAAAATAACCAAGAAATGACCATGGTGGCAGTTCCTGCTATCAAAGGACATATGGAAAAGCACTTCCGTCCACTTCTGTCCAGCGTTGAAGCCTCCACAGGCTTTAAACTTAACTTTATTGAAGCATCAAGCTATGATGATGCCATTGATAGATTAAAAAATGGACAGGCTCAATTGGGTTGGTTAGGACAGTCCGCGTTTATTGAAGCTTCCCATGATGTACCCCTGCAACCCCTGGCTGTGGCTTTTACTGCAGGCAACAATGTATCTGTATATCGATCTGTATTTTTGGTGAAAGCAGGGTCAACTTATTCCGAGATTGCTGATTTAAAGGGACATCGTCTCATCCTCACTGAGCATGGATCCAGCAGTGGTGATATTATGCCACGCCATACCCTGGCTCAATTTGACATGAATCCTGAAATCCATGGCAATTTTTCAGAAGTTATCTATGCCGGTTCACAAGAATCAGCAGTGAGTGAGCTTTTGGCAGGAAAAGGGGATCTGGCAGTTATAAGTCAGATCAATTTGGACAAGATGTTCCGGGATGGCAGCCTGAAGAAAAAAGATATCAAAATCATTTATCATTCAGATCCCATTCCAGGTGCACCTATTGTTGCCGTTTCAGGTATGGAAGAATCCCTGAAAAAGAAAATTCAAGAGGCCATACTCAATGCTCACAAAACAGGACCCGTAGATGGCTATGGTGAAAACATTGATAGCTATCACACGCCAGAGGATGCTAGACAGAGTTTTCTTAGTTCATACCTGAAGCCAGCAGTAAGCTTTACAACCATTGCGTTTATAGCCAGTCTGGTGATCAGTACGGTGGGTGTATCAATCCATTTGAAAGTCAACCCAGCAACCATATTTGCAAGTTTCAGCTATTTCGCAGATATTATTGGACGCATGTTGCCCCCGGATTTTTCGGACTTAGGCGCACTCCTGATCTCTATGTTTGAGACCATTGAGATAGGTTTTTTGGGAACCATTCTAGCAACAATCCTTTCAATCCCCATCGGCTTGGTATCGGCTAAAAATATCACTCCCAGCAAATGGATTTATTATCCTGCTCGCTTGATAACCACCTTCTTCAGAGCTGTTCCAGAGTTTATTCTGGCCATGATTCTGGTCATTTCGGTTGGATTTGGCGCCTTACCCGGTATTCTGGCTCTTGGCCTGCATACCATGGGCTTTTTATCCAAGTTCTACGCTGAGGAGATCGAACATGTTCGGAGTGGTCCTATTGAGGCCATAGAGGCAGCTGGTGCCAGCCAAATGCAAAGGATCACCTTTGCTATCATACCACAAATATTGCCGAATTTTGTAGGGTATTCGCTATACATTTTTGATCGTAACATACGTATGGCAACCATTCTAGGAATTGTCGGTGCTGGGGGTATTGGTTACCGTCTAATCTCCTCATTCAGAATGTTTGAGTATCGCGAAGTCTCAGCCATCATAATTATCATCTTTGTCACCATCTTTTTATTGGATGCAATCTCATCCAAAGCCAGACACGCAGTTAAATAA
- the phnD gene encoding phosphate/phosphite/phosphonate ABC transporter substrate-binding protein: MKKTIILISILALVSGFMFTGCSGSKEDSSNVLRMVFVPASEKGDENDFSSLLAIIEKNTGFTIESINVTDYNAAVEAMRAGRADLAWFGAKTYIQAADLAGAEAFAVGVPKGKESASYKTHFIVKKGSPITAFTKEQLLGTKLVLNHVGSTSGDLIPRYELLQIDMDTKNLDNFSIVQYAGSHDAAIMAVLFGTAEVGGVSSVNWDARIKDGTIKAEDFTIIHSSPPIMGAPLAYKNTLTAEVKQKIKKAVLEAHKFGTIGGYGGEMDHYESVEDADYNITREIAKTVK, encoded by the coding sequence ATGAAAAAAACAATAATACTTATATCGATTCTTGCTCTGGTTAGCGGTTTCATGTTTACAGGATGTAGTGGATCGAAAGAGGATAGCTCAAATGTCTTGAGAATGGTGTTTGTACCAGCCAGTGAAAAAGGTGATGAGAATGACTTCTCCTCCCTGCTTGCCATCATTGAGAAGAATACTGGCTTTACCATTGAAAGCATCAATGTGACGGATTATAACGCAGCCGTAGAAGCCATGCGTGCCGGTCGCGCAGATCTGGCCTGGTTTGGAGCAAAAACCTATATCCAGGCTGCTGATTTAGCCGGTGCTGAAGCATTTGCAGTGGGAGTTCCCAAGGGCAAGGAATCAGCATCTTACAAGACGCATTTTATTGTTAAAAAAGGAAGCCCAATTACTGCTTTTACCAAAGAGCAATTGCTGGGCACAAAATTGGTGCTAAACCATGTGGGTTCAACCAGTGGTGACTTAATTCCTCGTTATGAATTGTTACAAATCGATATGGACACAAAGAACCTAGATAATTTTTCAATTGTCCAATATGCTGGAAGTCACGATGCAGCAATTATGGCTGTACTGTTTGGGACTGCTGAGGTTGGCGGGGTTAGTTCTGTTAATTGGGATGCCCGTATAAAAGATGGGACCATCAAAGCAGAAGATTTCACAATTATCCATTCTTCACCACCCATTATGGGAGCTCCGCTGGCCTATAAAAACACCTTGACCGCAGAAGTGAAGCAGAAAATAAAGAAGGCCGTATTGGAAGCTCATAAATTTGGCACCATCGGTGGATATGGTGGGGAAATGGACCATTACGAGAGTGTTGAAGACGCTGATTATAATATTACCCGTGAAATCGCTAAAACGGTTAAGTAA